In Pseudomonas nunensis, a single window of DNA contains:
- a CDS encoding spore coat U domain-containing protein, whose translation MMLVTQAWAAELQVQVRVDVQRGCQLVGQQRSAGVEQLGVLDFGSTARLDDPGGPLSAALMSERLPRLECNPDTPYQLRVDGGQHGGVGDVRYMAGSAEHSKPIPYRLYQDPARLIPLAVNVPISGRVPDSGSVDLPLYARIERLAEIPRVSRYSDLVKVTVTW comes from the coding sequence ATGATGCTCGTCACGCAGGCATGGGCCGCAGAACTTCAGGTGCAAGTGCGCGTCGATGTGCAGCGTGGCTGCCAATTGGTCGGGCAACAACGCAGTGCCGGCGTCGAGCAACTGGGCGTGCTGGATTTTGGCAGCACCGCGCGGCTGGATGATCCCGGCGGCCCGTTGAGTGCAGCGCTGATGAGCGAACGCCTGCCGCGCCTGGAATGCAATCCCGACACCCCTTATCAATTACGCGTCGATGGCGGCCAGCACGGTGGCGTCGGCGATGTGCGCTACATGGCGGGTTCCGCCGAACACAGCAAACCCATTCCTTATCGGCTCTATCAGGACCCCGCGCGGTTGATCCCGCTGGCGGTGAACGTCCCGATCAGCGGCCGCGTGCCGGACAGCGGTTCCGTGGATTTACCCTTGTATGCCCGTATCGAACGACTGGCGGAGATTCCCCGTGTCAGCCGTTATTCAGACCTGGTGAAAGTAACGGTCACCTGGTAG
- a CDS encoding Csu type fimbrial protein → MTSRHWMVITVGALLLLAEDAQAAVSGQINARLTLIAGCEVTNGVSPVSDVGSLDFGQQGPTWTNPIKASLNDNTAGKLNVACNPSVTGFTVTIDGGAHGDGTTRRLSNGSQTLSYHLFLDASGSQSYSIGQQHNFAVTSTGQIPIPVFGAVVANTRAVPAGVYTDTLTVTLDW, encoded by the coding sequence ATGACAAGCAGACACTGGATGGTTATCACCGTGGGCGCACTGCTATTGCTCGCCGAAGACGCCCAAGCGGCGGTCAGCGGGCAGATCAATGCGCGGCTGACCCTCATCGCCGGGTGTGAAGTGACCAATGGCGTCAGCCCGGTCAGTGATGTCGGCAGCCTGGATTTCGGCCAGCAGGGCCCGACCTGGACCAACCCGATCAAAGCCAGCCTCAACGACAACACGGCGGGCAAACTCAACGTCGCCTGCAACCCCTCGGTCACCGGGTTCACCGTCACCATTGACGGCGGCGCCCATGGCGACGGCACCACTCGGCGCCTGAGCAACGGCAGCCAGACCCTCTCCTATCACTTGTTCCTCGATGCCTCCGGCAGCCAGAGCTACAGCATCGGCCAACAACACAATTTCGCTGTCACCAGCACCGGCCAGATACCGATCCCGGTGTTTGGCGCGGTGGTGGCGAATACCCGCGCGGTACCGGCCGGTGTCTATACCGACACCCTCACGGTGACGCTCGATTGGTAA
- a CDS encoding Csu type fimbrial protein — MHMLVSRIGLSLLGLTLASSAVAATTVTGQITSSLTLISSCQVNGAGGSSGLNFGALNFGTANSLFTEADAQVLGGGGGALSILCSSGTTPAVKVRAGSHDGQSPGGARALADGSGNFVPYDLYTDAGHSQILAIDGVINLAASTGVAQTVNIYGKAVGKAGLPAGTYTDTVAVELTF, encoded by the coding sequence ATGCACATGCTCGTATCAAGGATAGGTTTGTCATTGCTCGGCCTGACGCTGGCATCCAGCGCCGTTGCGGCCACCACGGTCACCGGCCAGATCACCTCCAGCCTGACCCTGATCAGCAGCTGTCAGGTCAACGGAGCCGGCGGGTCCAGCGGCCTGAACTTCGGTGCCTTGAACTTCGGCACGGCCAACAGCCTGTTCACCGAGGCCGACGCCCAAGTGTTGGGTGGCGGAGGCGGGGCGCTGTCGATTCTGTGTTCCAGCGGCACCACGCCAGCGGTGAAAGTCCGGGCCGGCAGCCATGACGGACAGTCTCCCGGAGGTGCCCGTGCCCTGGCCGATGGCAGCGGCAACTTCGTGCCTTACGACTTGTACACCGACGCCGGTCATTCGCAGATCCTGGCCATCGACGGGGTGATCAACCTCGCTGCCAGTACCGGTGTGGCGCAGACCGTGAATATCTACGGCAAGGCCGTGGGCAAAGCCGGATTGCCGGCCGGGACCTACACCGACACCGTCGCCGTCGAACTGACGTTCTAA
- a CDS encoding Csu type fimbrial protein: protein MPRHGWAALVLLCASSVPLPLAAVTSQSFQVSATVTAGCLVVGGVSNYGGLNFGSRSALSTNTVQVALTGGVQLQCTPGVTLNMSVDGGQYNSSGRHMQRSTGGNRVAYALFRDAAFSQSLGIGQSVAVAYTDANNISLPIYGQVQLPGNQPGGTYSDVLQVQLSW from the coding sequence ATGCCCCGCCATGGATGGGCGGCGCTGGTCCTGCTCTGTGCGAGCAGCGTGCCGTTGCCGCTGGCAGCGGTGACCAGCCAGAGCTTCCAGGTCAGCGCCACGGTGACGGCCGGCTGCCTGGTGGTGGGCGGGGTGTCGAACTACGGCGGCCTGAATTTCGGCAGTCGCTCGGCCCTGTCCACCAATACGGTGCAGGTGGCGTTGACCGGTGGCGTGCAGTTGCAATGCACGCCGGGGGTGACGCTGAACATGAGCGTCGATGGCGGCCAGTACAACAGCAGCGGCCGGCACATGCAGCGCAGCACCGGCGGTAACCGGGTGGCGTATGCGCTGTTTCGCGATGCTGCGTTCAGCCAGAGCCTCGGTATCGGCCAGAGCGTGGCGGTGGCCTACACCGATGCGAACAACATCAGCCTGCCGATTTACGGTCAGGTGCAGTTACCAGGCAATCAGCCTGGGGGGACGTACAGCGATGTGCTGCAGGTGCAGTTGTCGTGGTAA
- a CDS encoding molecular chaperone produces MGLALVFLGVAKVQAASSVLIWPIDPVLEADQQASALWLENRGSETANLQVRVFAWSQSGFGDQYQNQRDVIGSPPVAKIEPGQKQLVRLTRTREIPPGQELAYRIIIDEIPSATPPAAEDGKTAAAIRFQMRYSVPLFAYGAGLWSKEDATRKRDPKGVGVPDLSWRSVAVDGRSYVEVRNQGAVHARLTDVALKQGGQSKPLVEGLLGYVLPGAVMRWPAPGAIAGESALQVRVNGAAQLQSVSPAR; encoded by the coding sequence ATGGGGTTGGCGCTTGTGTTTCTCGGGGTGGCCAAAGTACAGGCCGCCAGTTCGGTGCTGATCTGGCCGATCGATCCGGTGCTGGAGGCCGATCAACAGGCCAGTGCCTTGTGGCTGGAAAACCGTGGCAGCGAGACGGCCAATTTGCAGGTGCGGGTGTTCGCGTGGAGCCAGAGTGGTTTCGGCGACCAGTACCAGAACCAGCGCGACGTGATCGGCAGTCCGCCGGTGGCGAAGATCGAACCGGGCCAGAAACAACTGGTGCGCCTGACCCGCACCCGGGAGATCCCGCCGGGGCAGGAACTGGCCTACCGCATCATCATCGATGAAATTCCCTCTGCAACACCGCCCGCGGCTGAAGACGGCAAGACCGCGGCGGCGATCCGTTTTCAGATGCGTTATTCAGTGCCGCTATTTGCCTACGGGGCCGGGCTGTGGAGCAAGGAAGACGCGACCCGCAAACGCGATCCCAAAGGCGTGGGCGTACCGGACCTGAGTTGGCGCAGCGTGGCGGTGGACGGTCGCTCGTACGTGGAAGTGCGCAACCAGGGCGCGGTGCATGCGCGGTTGACCGATGTTGCATTGAAGCAGGGCGGGCAGAGCAAACCGTTGGTGGAAGGGTTGCTCGGTTATGTGCTGCCGGGGGCGGTCATGCGCTGGCCAGCGCCGGGGGCGATTGCCGGGGAATCGGCGTTGCAGGTGCGGGTCAACGGCGCGGCGCAACTGCAAAGCGTTTCTCCAGCACGCTGA
- a CDS encoding fimbria/pilus outer membrane usher protein, which yields MSQGWARSFQCPLWAATCACWLMIVPRTEAGDLPPPPSGMEAVADAQLFLELVVNQMNTGRVVAVEQRGGRFFLPATALRDSGMQLPDNISAEVDLDSLSGLHSEYDSAGQRLLLNVPPDWLPEQFVGNREVYPRTPALSSFGALLNYDLYLNDTDDAGTYLAAWNEVRLFDSWGTLSNTGQYRRTLSGDAVSTLNNGYLRYDTTWRFSDDERLLTYEAGDLVSGALPWSSSVRLGGVQLSRDFGVRPDLVTYPLPQFAGEAAVPSSVDLFINGYKSSSADLQPGPYTLTNIPFINGAGEAVVVTTDALGRQVSTTVPFYVTSSLLQKGLSDFSVAAGTLRRDYGLQDFSYGPGVTSGSLRYGVSDNFTLESHAEASDSLTLGGVGGNLRLGNFGVLNTALSQSQFDSESGQQLSLGYQYSSQRYSFSYQRLQRRDQYADLTVIDSPYTTLSKRSEQATLSLNLDTWGSLGVGYFDVRAADDSRTRLLNLTWSKPLWRNTSFYLSGNREIGDSNWAVQAQLVIPFDLRGSLAISSERSKTGQSQQRVNYSRAVPTEGGLGFNLGYAQGDGPAYRQADLTWRLQSVQLQAGVYGTSEAETRWADASGSLVWMDRQVFAANRIDDAFVVVSTDGYADIPVRYENQQVGQTDRNGHLLVPWSSAYYRGKYEIDPLNLPANVRSPNVEQRIAVRRGSGYLLEFPLSRVIAASIVLVDAQQKELPLGSGVVHEQSGTQTVVGWDGLVYLENLQAQNNLRVTLADGGTCQVQFAVDMQQQQIPLIGPLVCQ from the coding sequence ATGAGCCAGGGTTGGGCTCGCAGTTTCCAGTGTCCGTTGTGGGCTGCGACCTGCGCATGCTGGCTGATGATCGTCCCGCGCACCGAGGCCGGCGATTTACCGCCGCCGCCCAGCGGCATGGAGGCCGTGGCCGATGCACAGTTGTTTCTGGAGTTGGTGGTCAATCAGATGAATACCGGACGAGTCGTCGCGGTGGAGCAGCGGGGCGGGAGGTTCTTCCTGCCGGCCACGGCGCTGCGCGACAGCGGCATGCAACTGCCGGATAACATCAGCGCCGAAGTCGACCTCGACAGCCTGTCGGGCCTGCACAGCGAGTACGACAGTGCCGGTCAACGCCTGCTGCTCAACGTGCCGCCAGATTGGCTGCCGGAACAGTTCGTCGGCAACCGCGAGGTCTATCCTCGCACCCCGGCACTCAGCAGTTTCGGGGCCTTGCTCAACTATGACCTGTACCTCAACGACACCGACGATGCTGGCACTTACCTTGCGGCGTGGAACGAAGTGCGGCTGTTCGACAGTTGGGGCACGCTGTCCAACACCGGGCAATACCGCCGCACCTTGTCGGGTGATGCGGTCAGCACGTTGAACAACGGTTACCTGCGCTACGACACCACCTGGCGTTTTTCCGATGACGAGCGACTGCTGACCTATGAGGCCGGCGACCTGGTCAGTGGCGCGTTGCCGTGGAGCAGTTCGGTACGACTCGGCGGGGTGCAGCTATCGCGGGACTTCGGTGTACGCCCGGATCTGGTGACCTATCCGCTGCCGCAATTCGCCGGGGAAGCGGCGGTGCCATCCTCGGTGGACCTGTTTATCAACGGCTACAAATCCAGCAGCGCCGACCTGCAACCCGGGCCCTACACGCTGACCAATATTCCGTTCATTAACGGCGCTGGCGAAGCAGTCGTCGTCACCACGGATGCCCTGGGTCGGCAGGTCTCGACCACGGTGCCGTTCTACGTCACCAGCAGTTTGCTGCAAAAAGGCTTGAGCGATTTTTCCGTGGCCGCCGGTACGCTGCGTCGCGACTACGGCCTCCAGGATTTCAGCTACGGGCCGGGCGTCACCTCTGGCAGTCTGCGTTACGGCGTGAGCGACAACTTCACCCTGGAAAGCCACGCCGAAGCTTCGGACTCGCTCACCCTCGGCGGTGTGGGCGGCAATCTGCGCCTGGGCAATTTCGGCGTGCTCAACACCGCCCTCAGCCAAAGTCAGTTCGATAGCGAAAGCGGCCAGCAATTGAGCCTCGGCTATCAGTACAGCAGCCAGCGCTACAGCTTTTCTTATCAACGTTTGCAACGGCGTGACCAATACGCCGACCTGACAGTAATCGACAGCCCCTACACGACCCTGAGCAAACGCAGCGAACAGGCGACCCTGAGCCTCAACCTCGATACTTGGGGCAGCCTCGGTGTCGGCTATTTCGATGTGCGCGCGGCGGACGATTCGCGCACGCGTTTGCTCAACCTGACCTGGAGCAAACCACTGTGGCGCAACACCAGTTTCTACCTGTCGGGCAACCGCGAGATCGGTGACAGCAACTGGGCGGTGCAGGCGCAATTGGTGATTCCGTTCGACCTGCGGGGCAGCCTGGCCATCAGCAGCGAGCGCAGCAAAACCGGGCAAAGTCAGCAGCGGGTCAATTACAGTCGCGCCGTGCCCACCGAAGGCGGGCTCGGTTTCAACCTTGGATACGCCCAAGGCGATGGGCCGGCTTATCGTCAGGCTGACCTGACCTGGCGTCTGCAATCGGTGCAATTGCAGGCCGGCGTCTACGGCACCAGCGAGGCCGAAACCCGTTGGGCCGATGCCAGCGGTTCGCTGGTGTGGATGGACCGTCAGGTGTTCGCCGCCAACCGTATCGACGATGCCTTCGTAGTGGTCAGCACCGATGGTTATGCGGACATTCCGGTGCGCTACGAAAACCAGCAGGTCGGACAGACCGATCGCAACGGCCATCTACTCGTACCGTGGAGCAGCGCGTATTACCGCGGAAAATACGAAATCGATCCGCTGAACCTGCCAGCCAACGTGCGTAGCCCCAATGTCGAACAGCGCATCGCGGTGCGTCGTGGCAGCGGTTATCTGCTGGAGTTTCCGTTGAGTCGGGTGATCGCCGCGAGCATCGTGTTGGTGGATGCGCAGCAGAAGGAATTGCCCTTGGGCAGTGGCGTCGTGCATGAGCAGAGCGGCACGCAAACCGTGGTCGGTTGGGACGGGTTGGTGTACCTGGAAAACCTTCAGGCGCAAAACAATTTGCGGGTGACCCTGGCCGACGGGGGCACCTGTCAGGTGCAGTTCGCCGTGGATATGCAGCAGCAACAGATTCCGCTGATCGGCCCGTTGGTGTGCCAATGA
- a CDS encoding Csu type fimbrial protein, whose product MKWMLWLALWLPGSVWALCSVVSTSPVAFGSLSSIAVRTTSQSSSTTNAGLSCTGSLLSLLTTNDHFYATVTSTQAGLLGPTGDVIGYTLYANNSTSYPLTRGVAFDFARNGIIDALGLLGSVVPKTAPIYLGTTIGSNVAAGIYTETLSIAWSWNYCSGIGIGNVCLGRDINSGNTTLTVNLTVANDCTITAPNISFGSAPVISAFTPVTGQTINLACTKGSAYTVGLSDGQQAVSVGGRRRMISGGNYLAYDIFKSAGTTRWGSVGSARRASSDAEVNPGNGLGTGSQVFNYNAKIYTDQTTPPAGTYLDSVVLDVGF is encoded by the coding sequence ATGAAGTGGATGTTGTGGCTGGCGCTCTGGCTGCCGGGCTCGGTGTGGGCCTTGTGCTCGGTGGTCAGCACCTCGCCGGTGGCGTTTGGTTCTTTGAGTTCGATTGCGGTGCGCACCACGTCGCAGTCCAGTTCCACCACCAACGCCGGGTTGAGTTGCACAGGTTCCTTGCTGTCGTTGCTGACCACCAACGATCACTTCTACGCCACCGTCACTTCCACGCAGGCCGGGTTACTCGGCCCGACCGGCGATGTCATCGGCTACACGCTGTACGCCAACAACTCCACCAGTTACCCGCTGACCCGAGGCGTAGCGTTCGACTTTGCGCGCAACGGCATTATCGATGCGCTGGGATTGCTCGGCAGCGTGGTGCCGAAGACCGCGCCGATTTATCTGGGGACGACGATTGGTAGCAACGTCGCGGCGGGGATCTACACGGAAACCCTGAGCATCGCCTGGAGCTGGAATTATTGCTCGGGCATCGGCATTGGCAACGTGTGCCTGGGTCGCGATATCAACAGCGGCAACACTACGTTGACGGTCAACCTGACGGTGGCCAACGACTGCACGATTACCGCGCCGAACATCAGCTTTGGTAGCGCTCCGGTAATCAGCGCGTTTACGCCGGTTACGGGGCAGACGATCAATCTGGCGTGCACCAAGGGCAGCGCCTACACCGTGGGCTTGAGCGATGGTCAGCAGGCGGTGAGTGTGGGTGGGCGGCGGCGGATGATTTCCGGGGGAAATTATCTGGCGTATGACATTTTCAAAAGCGCGGGTACCACGCGGTGGGGCAGTGTGGGCAGTGCGCGGCGGGCGAGTTCGGATGCGGAGGTGAATCCGGGGAATGGGTTGGGGACTGGCAGTCAGGTCTTCAACTACAACGCAAAAATCTATACCGACCAGACCACACCGCCCGCCGGAACCTATCTGGACAGTGTGGTGCTCGACGTTGGCTTCTAA
- a CDS encoding integrase core domain-containing protein: protein MPWNRESPMDQRIKLIGDWLQGSYSKIELARHYGLSRPTLDKWLARYEAHGVDGLKELSRRPHTSPFKISDEVLELLIAYKREHHSWGPEKLVHNLRIDHPELSWPAVSTAGEWLKRAGLVQKRRFLNRPPAGKNPLRDATAPNQTWAADFKGDFALQNGQRCYPLTITDHVSRFLLLCRAQSSVAGAREGFDWAFREFGLPDVIRTDNGSPFASTGISRISSLAAWWIRLGIYPERIQPGRPDQNGRHERMHRTLKAALLHAPERNLVEQQLAFEQFRQEFNFVRPHKALEMKVPAALYEPSQRQYDGHVPEAVYASDMTIRMVRQNGSMKWKGKMIFVSESLAGEALGLKEVDDDVWDIYLCNYLLGRLKSGETRLSSQQKRKGRPRFQS from the coding sequence ATGCCCTGGAATCGAGAGTCCCCGATGGATCAACGAATCAAACTCATAGGCGACTGGCTGCAAGGCAGCTACTCAAAAATCGAGCTGGCCCGTCACTACGGGCTCAGCCGGCCTACGTTGGACAAATGGCTTGCACGCTACGAGGCACATGGCGTTGATGGGTTAAAGGAGTTGTCACGGCGCCCGCATACGAGCCCCTTCAAAATCAGCGACGAGGTGCTTGAGTTGCTAATCGCGTACAAGCGCGAGCACCACAGTTGGGGGCCTGAGAAGCTGGTGCATAACCTCAGGATCGATCACCCAGAGTTGTCTTGGCCAGCTGTCAGCACGGCAGGCGAGTGGCTTAAACGAGCAGGCCTGGTGCAGAAACGCCGCTTTCTCAATCGTCCGCCAGCAGGGAAAAATCCGCTGCGCGATGCCACTGCGCCTAATCAGACATGGGCTGCGGACTTCAAAGGAGACTTCGCACTTCAGAACGGCCAACGTTGTTACCCACTGACCATTACCGATCATGTCAGCCGATTTTTATTGCTGTGCAGGGCTCAGAGTAGCGTTGCCGGTGCCCGCGAAGGATTTGACTGGGCATTTCGAGAGTTCGGTTTGCCTGACGTAATCCGCACAGATAATGGCTCCCCCTTTGCCTCCACCGGTATTTCACGCATATCCAGTCTGGCGGCGTGGTGGATACGACTAGGGATCTATCCGGAGAGAATCCAGCCGGGGCGCCCTGACCAGAATGGCCGTCATGAACGCATGCACCGAACGCTCAAGGCTGCATTGCTTCACGCACCGGAACGTAATCTGGTGGAGCAACAGTTGGCATTCGAACAGTTTCGACAGGAGTTCAATTTCGTAAGACCACACAAGGCTTTAGAGATGAAAGTTCCTGCGGCCCTCTACGAGCCATCTCAACGGCAGTACGACGGACACGTGCCCGAGGCCGTTTACGCTTCGGACATGACGATCCGCATGGTCAGGCAGAATGGGTCGATGAAATGGAAAGGTAAGATGATTTTCGTCAGTGAATCCCTGGCAGGTGAGGCGTTAGGGCTCAAGGAAGTGGACGATGATGTGTGGGATATTTACCTTTGTAACTACCTTTTAGGCAGGCTGAAAAGCGGCGAAACCCGCCTTTCAAGCCAGCAGAAACGTAAAGGACGTCCCCGGTTTCAATCGTAA